In Eupeodes corollae chromosome 3, idEupCoro1.1, whole genome shotgun sequence, a single genomic region encodes these proteins:
- the LOC129952203 gene encoding 23 kDa integral membrane protein-like has product MGCGISMVKYILFLFNFLCAICGILMIVAGSMLFSDISTVNELSEAIKVQQIPITLIALGCVITIIAFFGCCGALRESYCMSMTYACFLFVLMVAQLALVVYVWIYKEDYVNNMGQVVDKAWSRRTQKADYMDALQIGFHCCGKNDYRDYTYQGFFPTTCCDDKNNCNSETVYKQGCKMAFRNFWDKNSDMIKYVGLIIAAIEFVGFVFSCCLANSILNYKRRSAY; this is encoded by the exons aTATGCGGTATTCTTATGATAGTTGCTGGTTCAATGCTTTTTAGCGATATCAGCACGGTAAATGAACTATCAGAGGCTATAAAAGTGCAACAGATACCAATTACTCTTATTGCCCTGGGATGCGTTATCACAATTATAGCATTCTTTGGATGTTGTGGAGCCCTTCGCGAATCGTATTGCATGTCCATGACC TATGCGTGCTTCCTGTTTGTGTTGATGGTTGCTCAATTGGCGTTGGTAGTATATGTGTGGATTTACAAAGAAGACTATGTAAACAATATGGGGCAGGTTGTCGATAAAGCTTGGAGCCGTCGTACCCAAAAAGCCGATTATATGGATGCTTTGCAGATTGga TTTCATTGCTGTGGAAAGAATGATTACCGTGATTATACATACCAAGGATTTTTCCCAACAACTTGTTGCGATGATAAGAACAATTGTAATTCAGAAACTGTTTATAAACAAGGTTGCAAAATGGCATTTAGGAACTTCTGGGACAAAAATAGTGATATGATCAAATACGTTGGATTAATTATTGCTGCCATCGAG ttcgTTGGTTTCGTGTTTTCTTGTTGTTTAGCAAATAGTATTCTGAATTACAAACGAAGATCTGCATACTAA